A single window of Phycisphaeraceae bacterium DNA harbors:
- a CDS encoding extracellular solute-binding protein, translating into MNSPRRSSLNRREFLTASATAIAAGSLWSCHRAPAGGPGEVILYSSADPEVLSLIVSPFERATSIKVRSVGDTEATKTTGLVQRLIAEKGSPRADVWWSSEAMGTVQLSNAGILEPYRSEANERDFPGAGWPAALRGHAGNWYGFASRDRVIVYHTGRTRPGDIGPDLFAIASPAFKGRIGIARPQFGTTRGHVAAIMALHGEETLSRLGASLKDNGVRLYDGNMSVVRAAAAGEIDIGWTDSDDVFAGQRNGWPIDAVPAHINLAGADAAATPTGVMATPNTAAIVRAGPNPANARRLLDFLISAAGERLLAESDSHNIPARPALAAEFAKYSFGPPAPVPWDKAAQCAATAMDVMDKSIGQ; encoded by the coding sequence GTGAACTCCCCCCGCCGCAGCAGCCTGAACCGGCGTGAGTTCCTCACCGCCTCCGCCACGGCCATCGCCGCGGGCTCGCTGTGGTCCTGCCACCGCGCTCCGGCCGGCGGCCCTGGCGAGGTCATCCTCTATTCCAGCGCCGACCCCGAGGTCCTCTCGCTCATCGTCTCGCCCTTCGAGCGGGCGACCTCGATCAAGGTCCGCTCCGTCGGCGACACCGAGGCCACCAAGACCACCGGGCTTGTACAGCGCCTCATCGCCGAGAAGGGCTCGCCGCGGGCCGACGTCTGGTGGTCCAGCGAGGCGATGGGCACGGTGCAACTCTCGAACGCCGGAATCCTCGAGCCCTACCGCAGCGAGGCCAACGAGCGCGACTTCCCCGGCGCCGGCTGGCCGGCCGCGCTCCGCGGCCACGCCGGAAACTGGTACGGCTTTGCCAGCCGCGACCGCGTGATCGTCTACCACACCGGCCGGACCAGGCCCGGCGACATCGGGCCCGACCTCTTCGCCATCGCCTCCCCAGCGTTCAAGGGCCGCATCGGAATCGCCCGCCCCCAGTTCGGCACCACCCGCGGCCACGTCGCCGCCATCATGGCCCTCCACGGCGAGGAGACGCTGAGCCGACTCGGCGCCTCGCTGAAAGACAACGGCGTCCGCCTCTACGACGGCAACATGAGCGTGGTCCGCGCTGCCGCGGCGGGCGAGATCGACATCGGCTGGACCGACAGCGACGACGTCTTCGCCGGCCAGCGCAACGGCTGGCCGATCGACGCCGTGCCGGCGCACATCAACCTGGCAGGCGCTGACGCCGCCGCCACTCCTACCGGCGTCATGGCCACGCCCAACACCGCCGCGATCGTCCGCGCCGGCCCCAACCCCGCCAACGCCCGCCGCCTGCTCGATTTTCTCATCTCCGCGGCCGGCGAACGCCTCCTGGCCGAGAGCGACTCACACAACATCCCCGCACGCCCGGCGCTCGCGGCGGAGTTCGCGAAGTACTCCTTCGGCCCCCCGGCGCCCGTGCCGTGGGACAAGGCCGCCCAGTGCGCGGCGACCGCCATGGATGTCATGGACAAGTCGATCGGGCAATGA
- a CDS encoding O-antigen ligase family protein: protein MSLPGALGPRSAPAPRAPEEPKATRKAVEVDRLFAWQRENDTRGLRFQWACAAASCLMVMGPASMVEWALAPAVVCTLIRIRWTWPMANRLGEQASSKWLMAWIAWCGVAMAWTLDRTQGLDDFGTLRFAVLIPCLWPAMERRGLMVRCLIAGAFAANIVQFLSAAGVGSWDGIGWLVRRLTWSRDVDRHSAWWQPVVGGSLLVAALGMHLPAAFLGPARTRMLGLTGVLASAAGIALTGSRGAWLAAMALAVVFVLFAISRVEDRRKLLGVIPLAACGALLLGLGAWKAMGPALERRFSTGVAEVRAALEHGDYTTDTGKRIYMFEVGWHAVQQRPLVGVGIGGFRKFGEQDAAAHGLDPAVDGVHAHAHNTPMQIMVTLGAVGLAIAGTSIVLIGLGEWRRLRGTARHSYPRWCGYEAGPAFALLGLCIAGITDSIHINQQTSAVLYVLIALCTPLRPVAMDEAGVDAERDEQGADADGPAAP, encoded by the coding sequence ATGAGTCTTCCTGGCGCCCTCGGTCCCCGCTCCGCCCCCGCCCCGCGGGCGCCTGAGGAGCCCAAGGCGACCCGCAAGGCGGTCGAGGTGGACCGGCTGTTTGCGTGGCAGCGGGAGAATGACACCCGGGGGCTGCGGTTTCAGTGGGCGTGCGCGGCGGCGAGTTGCCTGATGGTGATGGGGCCGGCCTCGATGGTGGAGTGGGCGCTGGCGCCGGCGGTGGTGTGCACGCTGATCCGCATCCGCTGGACCTGGCCGATGGCGAACCGGCTGGGTGAGCAGGCGTCGAGCAAGTGGCTGATGGCGTGGATCGCGTGGTGCGGGGTGGCGATGGCCTGGACGCTCGACCGCACGCAGGGGTTGGACGACTTCGGGACGCTGCGGTTCGCGGTCCTCATCCCGTGCCTGTGGCCGGCGATGGAGCGGCGCGGGCTGATGGTGCGGTGCCTGATCGCCGGTGCGTTCGCGGCGAACATCGTGCAGTTCCTGTCCGCCGCGGGAGTCGGGTCGTGGGATGGGATCGGCTGGCTGGTGCGACGATTGACGTGGTCGAGGGACGTTGATCGGCACTCGGCGTGGTGGCAGCCGGTGGTGGGGGGGTCGTTGCTGGTGGCGGCTCTGGGGATGCATCTGCCCGCGGCGTTCCTGGGGCCGGCGCGGACGCGGATGCTGGGGCTTACCGGGGTGCTCGCATCCGCGGCGGGGATTGCGCTGACGGGGTCTCGCGGGGCGTGGCTCGCGGCGATGGCGCTGGCGGTGGTGTTCGTGCTGTTCGCGATCAGCCGCGTGGAGGACCGGCGGAAACTGCTTGGGGTGATCCCGCTCGCGGCGTGCGGGGCCCTGCTGCTGGGGCTTGGGGCGTGGAAGGCCATGGGGCCGGCGCTGGAGCGGCGGTTCAGCACGGGCGTGGCGGAGGTGCGGGCGGCGCTGGAGCACGGCGACTACACCACGGACACCGGCAAGCGGATCTACATGTTCGAGGTGGGGTGGCACGCGGTGCAGCAGCGGCCGCTGGTGGGCGTGGGGATCGGCGGGTTCCGGAAGTTTGGGGAACAGGACGCGGCGGCGCACGGGCTGGATCCGGCCGTCGACGGGGTGCACGCCCACGCGCACAACACGCCGATGCAGATCATGGTGACGCTGGGCGCTGTGGGGCTAGCGATCGCCGGGACGTCGATCGTGCTGATCGGGCTGGGGGAGTGGCGGCGGCTGCGGGGCACGGCGAGGCACAGTTACCCGCGGTGGTGCGGCTATGAAGCGGGTCCGGCGTTTGCGCTGCTGGGCCTGTGCATCGCGGGCATCACGGACTCCATTCACATCAACCAGCAGACGAGCGCTGTGCTGTACGTGCTGATCGCGCTGTGCACGCCGCTGAGGCCCGTCGCGATGGATGAGGCCGGCGTGGACGCCGAGAGGGACGAGCAGGGCGCGGATGCCGACGGGCCGGCGGCGCCATGA
- a CDS encoding glycosyltransferase family 4 protein, which yields MRILVAAGMISWRPWADGPLVGAIVRSLASRGHEVHVAADSIDDDSILAGAAGVVAMRPLEDNPHRSAARFVRFVRSRRHEVSPRVMLSCSHLVGAEVWMPTDFSAWAWFASVRRQAGWLRIGMKMARHIGLPASLWCERSAGRSAGVGRALVSGPGAAADLMRSFPGLASRVVHVGTASLLEPSSAEEAGRIRSRMRTAMGIGPGVQIVLVSIPWPVVHDDPQLTNMLEGLRLLGDRGPRLVVLARDAVAVHTAACRADVDGSVQILGRAEDPTPLLLGADVALSPMVPHGGVFWAGSFGRFAADAVRLGRPVIAAPGTGAADVLGGVGMAGAGLVAGGTDARSWADALAHVGSDEWIGGATAAASGASDSLSLNRFVDRLEGVLNETAGIGRAEGGVPM from the coding sequence ATGAGGATCCTCGTCGCCGCGGGCATGATTTCGTGGCGGCCGTGGGCGGATGGGCCGCTGGTGGGAGCGATCGTTCGGTCGCTGGCGTCGCGGGGGCACGAGGTGCACGTCGCGGCGGACTCGATCGACGACGATTCGATCCTGGCGGGCGCCGCGGGGGTCGTTGCGATGCGTCCGCTGGAGGACAACCCTCACCGGAGCGCCGCGAGGTTTGTCCGGTTTGTGCGGTCGCGCCGGCACGAGGTGTCGCCGCGGGTGATGCTGTCGTGCTCGCACCTGGTCGGCGCGGAGGTGTGGATGCCGACGGACTTCAGCGCGTGGGCGTGGTTTGCGTCCGTGCGGAGGCAGGCGGGGTGGCTGCGGATCGGCATGAAGATGGCCAGGCACATCGGGTTGCCGGCTTCGCTGTGGTGCGAGCGGTCGGCGGGGCGGTCGGCAGGGGTCGGGCGGGCGCTGGTGTCGGGGCCGGGGGCGGCGGCGGACCTGATGCGGTCGTTTCCCGGGCTGGCGTCGCGGGTTGTGCACGTGGGGACTGCGAGCCTGTTGGAGCCGTCGTCGGCGGAGGAGGCGGGCAGGATCCGGTCGAGGATGCGGACCGCGATGGGGATTGGGCCGGGGGTGCAGATCGTGCTAGTCTCGATCCCCTGGCCGGTGGTGCACGATGATCCGCAGTTGACCAACATGCTGGAGGGGCTGCGGCTGCTGGGGGATCGCGGACCGCGGCTGGTGGTGCTGGCCCGCGACGCGGTCGCGGTGCACACCGCGGCGTGCCGGGCGGATGTGGATGGGTCGGTGCAGATCCTGGGCCGGGCGGAGGATCCGACCCCCTTGCTGCTGGGGGCGGATGTGGCTCTGTCGCCGATGGTGCCCCATGGGGGGGTGTTCTGGGCCGGGTCGTTCGGGCGGTTCGCGGCCGATGCGGTCCGGCTTGGGCGGCCGGTGATCGCGGCCCCAGGGACGGGCGCGGCGGACGTGCTCGGGGGTGTTGGGATGGCGGGGGCCGGGCTGGTGGCCGGCGGAACGGATGCCAGGTCGTGGGCCGACGCGCTGGCCCATGTCGGGAGTGACGAGTGGATTGGCGGGGCGACGGCGGCGGCCTCCGGGGCATCGGATTCACTGAGTCTGAACCGGTTTGTGGACCGCCTGGAGGGGGTGCTGAACGAGACTGCGGGGATTGGAAGAGCGGAAGGCGGCGTGCCGATGTGA
- the shc gene encoding squalene--hopene cyclase, with product MQTASFAESLPSAGGGSVAGVLTAHGWGATVDPGRDSLRRRAAGALDLAVASLLAKQRTARPWGAAENDPGAATWSGHWCAELEGDSILSSEYLLMKWILGQENDAPGAGVKADRRTLERIANHLRLSQRSDGTWGQYPGSPADLSACVKGYFALKLMGDATDEPHMARARERILEMGGAEGINTFSMFYLACLGQVSWDACPAIPPQIALLPRWFPFHMDKVSAWTRTMILPLALCTALRPARALRPEQRIDELFVDLGAVRRLNKPWDRDEPVSWTNTFLVVDRLVKAADKAGLMPFKSRGIKAAERWIRERMDPGTTEGLGAIFPPMVYVQIAFRALGYGRDHPVIRTAEAELDAFMIEAPHADPRLDHVRLQPCFSPVWDTGIALYALTEAGLTAANSPQVAACCRWLLERQVRMNGDWARNLRSEHRGIRLGVDACAWAFEYRNDWYPDVDDTAMVAKALWRAGGEANREAARKACTWLVAMQNDDGGWAAFDRTKDRPWMEKVPFADHNAMQDPSCADITGRVLEALITCGVPRDSEVIQNAIRYDLGHQRPEGCWWGRWGVNYIYGTWQALGGLTFAGVPRDHPALVKAVEWLRSVQNDDGGFGESANTYLDDADSMRAPPGRGASTASQTAWAIMALLFVVEPTDRAVERAVAWLCDHQLACAKRPYEPALMADPGAIDPGSRDLAGDDHVADRAGGWNEHWFTGTGFPRVFYLRYHYYRHYFPVMALARYRRLLAR from the coding sequence ATGCAGACCGCGTCGTTCGCCGAGTCGTTGCCGTCCGCCGGGGGTGGATCCGTAGCTGGTGTGCTGACCGCGCACGGTTGGGGCGCAACGGTTGATCCGGGGCGGGACTCACTGCGGCGTCGCGCGGCGGGGGCGCTGGACCTTGCGGTCGCGTCGTTGCTCGCCAAGCAGAGGACCGCGCGGCCGTGGGGGGCGGCGGAGAACGATCCCGGGGCCGCGACCTGGTCCGGCCACTGGTGCGCCGAACTGGAAGGGGACTCGATCCTCTCCAGCGAGTACCTGCTGATGAAGTGGATCCTCGGGCAGGAGAACGATGCGCCGGGGGCTGGGGTGAAGGCGGACCGGCGGACGCTCGAGCGGATCGCCAACCACCTGCGGCTGTCGCAGCGGAGCGACGGGACGTGGGGGCAGTACCCGGGTTCGCCCGCGGACCTCTCGGCGTGCGTCAAGGGGTATTTCGCGCTCAAGCTGATGGGTGATGCGACGGACGAGCCGCACATGGCGCGGGCGCGGGAGCGCATCCTGGAAATGGGCGGGGCCGAGGGGATCAACACCTTCTCGATGTTCTACCTCGCGTGCCTGGGGCAGGTGTCGTGGGACGCGTGCCCGGCGATCCCGCCGCAGATCGCGCTGCTGCCGCGGTGGTTCCCGTTCCACATGGACAAGGTGAGCGCGTGGACGCGGACGATGATCCTGCCGCTCGCGCTGTGCACCGCGCTGCGGCCCGCGCGGGCCTTGCGGCCGGAGCAGCGGATCGACGAACTGTTCGTGGACCTGGGCGCGGTGCGGCGGCTGAACAAGCCGTGGGATCGGGACGAGCCGGTCTCATGGACCAACACCTTCCTCGTCGTCGACCGGCTGGTGAAGGCGGCGGACAAGGCGGGGCTGATGCCGTTCAAGTCGCGAGGGATCAAGGCGGCGGAGCGGTGGATCCGTGAGCGGATGGACCCGGGGACGACCGAGGGGCTCGGGGCGATCTTCCCCCCGATGGTGTACGTGCAGATCGCCTTCCGGGCACTTGGCTACGGGCGGGATCACCCCGTGATCCGCACGGCCGAGGCGGAACTGGACGCGTTCATGATCGAGGCGCCGCACGCTGATCCGCGGCTGGACCATGTCCGCCTGCAGCCGTGCTTCTCGCCGGTGTGGGACACGGGGATCGCGCTGTACGCGTTGACGGAGGCGGGGCTGACCGCGGCGAACAGCCCGCAGGTTGCCGCGTGCTGCCGGTGGCTGCTGGAGCGGCAGGTGCGGATGAACGGGGACTGGGCGCGGAACCTGCGGTCCGAGCACCGGGGGATCCGGCTCGGTGTCGACGCGTGCGCCTGGGCGTTTGAGTACCGCAACGACTGGTACCCGGATGTGGACGACACAGCGATGGTGGCCAAGGCCTTGTGGCGCGCGGGTGGGGAGGCGAACCGCGAGGCCGCCCGCAAGGCGTGCACGTGGCTGGTCGCGATGCAGAACGACGACGGCGGATGGGCGGCGTTTGACCGGACCAAGGACCGGCCGTGGATGGAGAAGGTCCCCTTCGCGGACCACAACGCGATGCAGGACCCCAGTTGCGCCGACATCACGGGGCGCGTGCTGGAGGCGCTGATCACCTGCGGCGTGCCGCGCGACAGCGAGGTGATCCAGAACGCGATCCGATACGACCTGGGTCATCAGCGGCCGGAGGGGTGCTGGTGGGGCCGTTGGGGGGTGAACTACATCTACGGCACGTGGCAGGCGCTCGGCGGGCTGACGTTCGCCGGTGTGCCGCGCGACCACCCGGCGCTGGTGAAGGCGGTGGAGTGGCTCCGGAGTGTGCAGAATGACGACGGCGGGTTTGGCGAATCCGCCAACACCTACCTCGACGATGCGGACTCGATGCGCGCTCCGCCGGGGCGCGGCGCGAGCACCGCCTCGCAGACGGCGTGGGCGATCATGGCGCTGCTGTTTGTCGTGGAGCCGACGGACCGGGCGGTGGAGCGGGCCGTGGCTTGGCTGTGCGACCACCAGTTGGCGTGCGCCAAGCGGCCGTACGAGCCCGCACTGATGGCCGACCCGGGAGCGATCGATCCGGGGTCGCGTGACCTGGCGGGGGACGACCACGTCGCGGATCGCGCCGGGGGGTGGAACGAGCACTGGTTTACCGGGACGGGGTTCCCGCGGGTGTTCTACCTGCGGTATCACTACTACCGGCACTACTTCCCGGTGATGGCCCTGGCGCGGTACCGGCGGCTGCTGGCGCGGTAA
- a CDS encoding B12-binding domain-containing radical SAM protein yields MPHLAMIALSGVRVRESEMIALGMALPGLHSRGQAIAALPALGLLTLAGMTPDRWTISYHDAPVVHEQLVAAVLAERPALAAISALTASITEAYALADALRGEGIRVVIGGLHASMCPEEASAHADAVVVGDGESSWLEVLRDAESGSLRPVYRPTRPFDLAQSPIPRYDLLGPRERPRFTLQTARGCPLACEFCGASRLLGPFREKPAACIERELDAIRSRVRRPVLELADDNTFAGRRDAGELLGVLERSGVRYFTEADWRIGERPEILDRLAASGCVQVLVGVESIVSRFVGLGAKAAPLPRVMEAVQRIQDHGVAVIACFVVGGAGEDLDSIGALAEFLAAAPFADVQLTLATPFPGTPMRHALERRGRLLGDRGWESYTLFDATFQPERLSVEQLESAFRSLVQTTFGPEPTKRRLGIRQSVWARRSEAPV; encoded by the coding sequence ATGCCCCATCTTGCCATGATTGCGCTCTCTGGTGTTCGAGTGCGCGAGAGCGAGATGATCGCCCTGGGCATGGCTCTTCCCGGTCTGCACTCACGCGGCCAGGCGATCGCCGCGCTCCCCGCGCTCGGGCTGCTCACCCTCGCGGGAATGACGCCGGACCGATGGACCATCTCGTACCACGATGCGCCGGTGGTACACGAACAACTTGTCGCCGCCGTGCTCGCGGAACGCCCCGCCCTCGCCGCGATCTCCGCCCTGACCGCCTCGATCACCGAGGCGTACGCGCTCGCGGATGCCCTCCGCGGCGAGGGAATCCGGGTCGTCATCGGCGGTCTTCACGCCTCGATGTGCCCGGAAGAGGCCTCCGCTCACGCCGACGCGGTGGTCGTCGGCGACGGCGAGTCGTCGTGGCTCGAGGTGCTCCGCGATGCCGAGTCGGGGTCGCTCCGCCCGGTCTACCGCCCGACCCGGCCGTTCGATCTCGCCCAATCGCCGATCCCTCGATACGACCTGCTTGGTCCGCGGGAGCGTCCGCGGTTCACGCTCCAGACCGCGCGCGGCTGCCCTCTCGCGTGCGAGTTCTGCGGCGCGAGCCGGTTGCTCGGGCCGTTTCGCGAGAAGCCCGCCGCGTGCATCGAGCGGGAACTCGATGCGATCCGATCGAGGGTGCGCCGGCCGGTGCTCGAACTGGCGGACGACAACACGTTCGCCGGCCGGCGGGACGCCGGCGAGCTGCTGGGCGTGCTGGAGCGATCCGGCGTGAGGTACTTCACCGAGGCGGACTGGCGGATCGGCGAGCGGCCGGAGATCCTCGACCGGCTTGCGGCATCGGGATGCGTCCAGGTGCTTGTCGGCGTGGAGTCGATCGTCTCCCGGTTCGTGGGGCTCGGCGCCAAAGCGGCTCCGCTGCCAAGGGTGATGGAGGCGGTGCAGCGGATCCAGGACCACGGCGTGGCGGTGATCGCGTGCTTTGTCGTCGGCGGAGCGGGGGAGGACCTGGACTCGATCGGCGCGCTCGCCGAGTTCCTCGCCGCAGCGCCCTTCGCCGACGTCCAGCTCACGCTCGCAACGCCCTTCCCGGGCACGCCGATGCGGCACGCCCTGGAGCGCCGCGGCCGGTTGCTGGGGGACCGCGGCTGGGAGTCCTACACGCTCTTTGACGCCACGTTCCAGCCCGAGCGGCTGTCCGTCGAGCAACTCGAATCCGCGTTCAGATCGCTCGTTCAGACGACCTTCGGTCCCGAGCCGACGAAGCGCCGCCTCGGGATTCGGCAGTCCGTGTGGGCCCGGCGTTCGGAGGCTCCGGTGTGA
- a CDS encoding methyltransferase domain-containing protein produces MQRIVDATPTWMRLRAEEEPVTGPAVWRGTLKDGFAYTLDGRLHPALSEKYRSELLYWHSVYHGGSEAQFGGPFHQVYGGWQRGRAQEMAEFLGLVDPEAFNAWCRERTAVEIGAGPYPAVSVLPWCRAVAVDALADGYTAEGLLPKESASVVYLTAAGESVPLPTAFADVMVAENALDHVDEPERVMAEVRRLLKPGGHLWLLVDLMDYSDALHPNPFSEPVVRALLQRHGFTVVKDRISDHKSHPYAYGEYRGLLTRNAD; encoded by the coding sequence ATGCAACGGATTGTCGACGCCACCCCGACCTGGATGCGGCTGCGCGCCGAGGAGGAGCCCGTCACCGGCCCCGCCGTGTGGCGCGGCACGCTGAAGGACGGCTTTGCGTACACCCTTGATGGGCGGTTGCACCCGGCGCTCTCCGAAAAGTACCGTTCCGAACTTCTCTACTGGCACTCTGTCTATCACGGCGGAAGCGAGGCCCAGTTCGGCGGTCCGTTCCATCAGGTTTACGGGGGCTGGCAGCGCGGCCGGGCCCAGGAGATGGCCGAGTTCCTCGGTCTGGTCGATCCCGAAGCGTTCAATGCCTGGTGCAGGGAGCGGACGGCCGTGGAGATCGGGGCGGGTCCGTACCCCGCGGTCTCGGTCCTGCCGTGGTGCCGGGCGGTTGCCGTGGACGCCCTCGCCGATGGGTACACAGCGGAGGGGCTGCTCCCGAAGGAGAGCGCCTCGGTGGTGTACCTGACCGCCGCTGGAGAATCCGTGCCGTTGCCGACCGCCTTTGCGGACGTGATGGTCGCAGAGAACGCGCTGGACCACGTGGACGAGCCCGAGCGGGTCATGGCCGAGGTGCGGCGGCTGCTCAAGCCCGGCGGCCACCTCTGGCTGCTGGTGGACCTGATGGACTACAGCGACGCCCTGCACCCCAACCCGTTCTCGGAGCCGGTTGTTCGGGCCCTGCTGCAGCGCCACGGCTTCACGGTGGTGAAGGACCGGATCAGCGACCACAAGAGCCACCCCTACGCCTACGGCGAGTACCGCGGCCTGCTCACTCGCAACGCGGACTGA
- the trmB gene encoding tRNA (guanosine(46)-N7)-methyltransferase TrmB: MSFGLAKGREFDSTGIAVTDADLPPLPDSVLADPEAGRIDPRAWFPDPSREFEIEIGCGKGTFLVQQAAIQPQTNFLGIEWAREFFQYAADRVRRNGLRNVRMLGTDGTEFLRWRVPGSIARVIHLYFPDPWPKTRHHRRRTVQGPFLEQARRVLLPGGELRIVTDHDEYWQWMQREFALVTGPDATPERRFERREFERPPSAGEGELVGTNFERKYRREGRPFNAVVLRKPD; this comes from the coding sequence ATGTCGTTCGGATTGGCCAAGGGGCGTGAGTTTGACAGCACCGGCATCGCCGTCACGGACGCCGATCTGCCCCCGCTCCCCGACTCGGTCCTCGCCGATCCCGAAGCGGGCCGAATCGATCCGCGTGCGTGGTTCCCCGACCCGTCGCGAGAGTTCGAGATCGAGATCGGGTGCGGCAAGGGGACCTTCCTGGTCCAGCAGGCGGCGATCCAGCCCCAGACCAACTTCCTCGGGATCGAGTGGGCCCGCGAGTTCTTCCAGTACGCCGCGGACCGCGTCCGGCGTAACGGCCTCCGGAACGTCCGGATGCTCGGGACCGACGGCACGGAATTCCTCCGCTGGCGCGTCCCCGGGTCCATCGCCCGCGTGATCCACCTTTACTTCCCCGATCCCTGGCCCAAGACGCGGCACCACCGGCGTCGGACCGTGCAGGGCCCGTTCCTCGAGCAGGCCCGGCGTGTGCTGCTGCCGGGGGGCGAGCTGCGCATCGTCACCGACCACGACGAGTACTGGCAGTGGATGCAGCGAGAGTTTGCCCTCGTCACCGGCCCGGATGCGACGCCGGAGCGGAGGTTCGAGCGGAGAGAGTTCGAACGACCGCCTTCCGCCGGTGAGGGCGAACTGGTTGGGACCAACTTCGAGCGCAAGTACCGGCGCGAGGGGCGTCCGTTCAACGCGGTGGTGCTCCGCAAGCCGGACTAA
- a CDS encoding glycosyltransferase translates to MRLLHVTESLDPVRGGPPAVVVRLAAAQAAAGHEAHILCHRVDDTDGRVGRFLSVVPGFDRVVRHECDPGRGLLQRATARGARRTLDTIISGFDMVHLHEVWLPIVRVSAAAARRAGVPYLLAPHSTLSPWSLRQKHLKKRIALALGYRTMLDRAAAIHALNQTEAALIGPLALRCPVEILANGIFVQEVEPLPAKGDFRAAHPELGDDPYILFLARLQERKGLDFLAEAFIRMAARQPRARVVVAGPDEGCREDFERRIRGAGLEGRVHLPGPIYGAQKLGALVDAACFCLPSREEGFSIAVLEAMAAGCPMVLSEHCNFPEVAAGKAGHVVPLDADRLAEALAAVLSDPAAAAEMGKRARAMVMADYTWPEIARKSVEIYSRYTRSRGSIG, encoded by the coding sequence ATGCGCCTGCTGCACGTTACCGAGTCACTCGATCCTGTTCGCGGCGGACCGCCGGCGGTGGTGGTGCGCCTCGCTGCGGCCCAGGCCGCGGCGGGGCACGAGGCCCACATCCTGTGCCACCGCGTGGACGACACGGACGGGCGGGTCGGCAGGTTCCTCTCGGTCGTTCCAGGGTTTGACCGCGTGGTGCGGCACGAGTGCGACCCCGGGCGGGGGCTGCTCCAGCGGGCGACGGCACGCGGGGCGCGACGGACCCTCGACACCATCATCAGCGGGTTCGACATGGTCCACCTCCACGAGGTGTGGCTGCCGATCGTCCGCGTGTCTGCCGCGGCGGCGCGGCGTGCGGGGGTGCCGTACCTGCTCGCACCCCACAGCACGCTCTCGCCGTGGTCGCTTCGCCAGAAGCACCTCAAGAAGAGGATCGCGCTCGCGCTGGGGTACCGCACAATGCTCGACCGTGCGGCGGCGATCCACGCGCTGAACCAGACCGAGGCGGCGTTGATCGGACCGCTCGCGCTGCGCTGCCCGGTCGAGATCCTCGCCAATGGGATCTTCGTGCAGGAGGTCGAGCCGCTGCCGGCAAAGGGCGATTTCCGGGCGGCCCACCCGGAACTGGGCGACGACCCGTACATCCTGTTCCTCGCCCGGCTTCAGGAGCGCAAGGGGCTGGATTTCCTCGCCGAGGCGTTCATCAGGATGGCCGCGCGGCAGCCTCGCGCGAGGGTGGTGGTGGCCGGGCCCGATGAGGGGTGCCGCGAGGACTTCGAGAGGAGGATCCGCGGCGCGGGGCTCGAGGGGCGCGTGCACCTGCCCGGGCCGATCTACGGGGCCCAGAAACTCGGCGCCCTTGTGGATGCCGCGTGCTTCTGCCTCCCCAGCCGCGAGGAGGGGTTCAGCATCGCCGTGCTGGAAGCGATGGCGGCGGGGTGCCCGATGGTGCTGTCCGAGCACTGCAACTTCCCGGAGGTCGCCGCGGGGAAGGCGGGGCACGTAGTCCCGCTGGACGCGGATCGACTGGCCGAGGCGCTGGCCGCGGTGCTCTCGGACCCGGCCGCCGCCGCGGAGATGGGGAAGCGGGCACGGGCGATGGTGATGGCGGACTACACCTGGCCGGAGATCGCGCGCAAGTCCGTCGAGATCTATTCGAGGTACACGCGGTCCCGCGGCTCGATCGGTTAG